Genomic window (Methanotorris formicicus Mc-S-70):
ATATTCCACAAAATACGCATTTATCTTTATCAAATTTGTAGTCCTTCAACCTCAACTTCCTATGTGGAACGCTGAGTTCTTTGAGTTCATAGATTATATGATCATCTTCAACATAAGTTCTACCTTTAATAACCTCAATTGCATTAACTGGGCATGTTTGAGCACATATTTCACATTTCACACATTTATCCGTTATTTCAGCGGGTTTTTTTATTGTTGGTTTTTTTATTGCATCAACAGGACATTCCTCAACGCAGAGATTGCACCTTATACATTCATCTGGATTTATGAATATTGTTTTTTCCTTTATTGTTTTTATGTTTTTTAATATCCCTTCCACTTTTCCATCATCTATATCAAACTTCTCTCCCAAATTTGAAACTAAATCCTTAAATGATTTTTTTATTGTTATCATAACAATCACCTAAACTCAATGGCATCCAATGGACAAACATCCCCACAATGACCGCACAATGTGCACTTTTTCATGTCGAATTTTAAGGCATCTTTTTCCTCAGATATAGCATCAAATGGACAATTTTTAAGGCAAACTAAGCATAAACAGCATTTTTCTCTATTGTAGATAAGTTCTTTGTATTTTATTATATTTTTCTCTACTACAAGTTCTCCATCTTCAATTTTGGCAGATGCTTTAAAGATGGTAATTGCATCAACTGGGCAAACATCAACACATTTTCCGCAATATATACATTTTTTTTCATCAATTTCAACTGGGAAGGGAGTATTTGCCTCTATCGCATCAACTGGACAAATCTCAACGCATCTATTACATGCAATGCATTTCTCATCATCAACCTCAATCTTTTTCATACTACTCCTTATGTTAAATTTGGGAATGATCTCTTCCCCATTAAAGTATTTTTTTAGGATATCATTTAGCATAATAATCCCCAATTATTTTCTAAACAACTTCTTAATCTCATTTTTAGTAATCTTTTCAAGTTCTGATTTTGCAAGGACGTATCTTTTGGAGTATTCCTCTAAATCCTTCCTCATAACCTTCCTAAGTTCATCACATATTGCAGTTAGTTTATACTTCATCAATGCCTTCTCAGTATCAACCAAACTTATTGCATTAACTGGACATTCCCTTGCACAAACACCTTCCCTTGCACATTTTAATGGATTAATATAAGG
Coding sequences:
- a CDS encoding 4Fe-4S binding protein translates to MITIKKSFKDLVSNLGEKFDIDDGKVEGILKNIKTIKEKTIFINPDECIRCNLCVEECPVDAIKKPTIKKPAEITDKCVKCEICAQTCPVNAIEVIKGRTYVEDDHIIYELKELSVPHRKLRLKDYKFDKDKCVFCGICAKFCPTNAIEVEIGKNFEVDLNLCMGCGACEYVCPKDAIEVENELGEIIFDKTISVNNDVCIRCLACIEVCPVNAIKEIPEGVEIGTEKCIFCGRCRDVCPVGAIKIEKMGIREVIL
- a CDS encoding 4Fe-4S binding protein gives rise to the protein MLNDILKKYFNGEEIIPKFNIRSSMKKIEVDDEKCIACNRCVEICPVDAIEANTPFPVEIDEKKCIYCGKCVDVCPVDAITIFKASAKIEDGELVVEKNIIKYKELIYNREKCCLCLVCLKNCPFDAISEEKDALKFDMKKCTLCGHCGDVCPLDAIEFR